In Bacteroidota bacterium, a single window of DNA contains:
- the pyk gene encoding pyruvate kinase, with product MKKTKIVATISDKNCTRKFIQDLYDNGLNVVRLNTAHQSTEGALRVIEMVRQVSDKIAILIDTKGPEIRTNECGEGLSFKAGEEVLIKGDPNQVCNTKCLYVNYSGFVKEVKEGSEILIDDGYIILTVISKSNDSLICRFQTDSLVKSRKSVNVPQTNFDLPSINKKDKEFIQFAIEQDIDFIAHSFVRNKEDVLAVQEILDKSESKIKIIAKIENQQGVNNIDEILDYAYGIMVARGDLSVEIPYEQTPAVQRKLIEKCINKRKPVIIATQMLHSMIDYPRPTRAEVSDIAGAVYNQADALMLSGETAFGKYPIEAIATMTKVAAEVEKSTDSFRNIEPVVLNSDVSAFLTKATVEASVNLNAAAIVADTISGRTIRNLSGYRGEKPVYAICYHKRTMRELALTYGVYPQFMERKNSSHEFLQESLNLLLLEAKLDKKDLVVIIAGNFGLHHGASYIEAGTIENLLNLHTPGLTF from the coding sequence ATGAAGAAAACAAAAATAGTTGCTACCATTTCCGATAAAAATTGCACCAGGAAATTTATTCAAGATTTATATGACAATGGACTAAATGTTGTCAGATTAAATACTGCGCATCAATCAACGGAAGGCGCTTTAAGGGTGATAGAGATGGTCAGACAGGTATCTGATAAAATTGCCATTTTAATTGACACCAAAGGTCCCGAAATTAGAACGAACGAATGTGGAGAAGGATTGAGTTTTAAGGCCGGCGAAGAAGTACTCATAAAAGGGGATCCAAATCAGGTTTGTAATACCAAATGTCTATACGTTAATTATTCAGGATTTGTTAAGGAAGTAAAAGAAGGAAGCGAAATTTTAATTGATGACGGATACATTATTTTAACCGTTATTAGTAAATCAAACGACTCGCTGATTTGTCGCTTTCAAACTGATTCGCTTGTTAAAAGTCGTAAAAGCGTAAATGTGCCTCAAACAAATTTCGACCTACCCTCCATCAATAAAAAAGACAAAGAGTTTATCCAATTTGCCATTGAACAGGATATTGATTTTATAGCTCATAGTTTTGTGCGAAACAAAGAAGATGTACTGGCTGTTCAAGAAATTCTGGATAAATCAGAAAGTAAAATTAAAATCATTGCAAAAATCGAAAACCAGCAAGGGGTCAATAATATCGATGAAATACTCGATTACGCATATGGAATTATGGTAGCAAGGGGTGATTTAAGTGTAGAAATCCCTTACGAACAAACTCCTGCTGTTCAAAGAAAACTGATTGAAAAATGCATTAATAAGCGTAAACCGGTAATCATTGCAACGCAAATGCTTCATTCGATGATCGATTATCCAAGGCCAACACGTGCCGAGGTAAGCGATATTGCAGGTGCAGTTTATAATCAAGCCGACGCATTAATGCTTAGTGGTGAGACTGCTTTTGGGAAATATCCGATCGAAGCGATAGCCACAATGACAAAAGTTGCTGCCGAAGTTGAAAAAAGTACTGATTCATTTCGCAATATTGAGCCGGTTGTTTTAAATAGCGATGTCTCCGCTTTTTTAACTAAAGCAACTGTCGAAGCATCAGTCAACCTCAATGCTGCTGCAATTGTAGCTGATACAATTTCAGGGCGTACAATACGGAATCTTTCGGGTTACCGGGGCGAAAAGCCTGTTTATGCAATTTGTTACCACAAAAGAACAATGCGCGAACTTGCTTTAACTTATGGTGTTTACCCTCAATTTATGGAGCGTAAAAATTCATCTCACGAATTTTTGCAAGAGTCGCTTAACCTATTATTGTTAGAAGCAAAACTCGACAAAAAAGACCTGGTGGTAATTATTGCCGGAAATTTTGGCTTACATCATGGAGCCAGTTATATTGAGGCCGGAACCATTGAAAACCTTCTCAATTTGCATACTCCAGGCTTAACATTTTAA
- a CDS encoding M20/M25/M40 family metallo-hydrolase, giving the protein MKKTSFLLSIVLYTFTLTAQNEALEVKNIFDHALKSDVAYNQLKWLCENTAGRICGTPEAAAAVEYMRQEMLKMDLDTVYLQSCMVKNWKRGEPEKAYILSKKMGRIEVPVSALGLSIGTGKDGLLAKIVEVSSFKEMELLGKNKIEGKIVFFNKPMDPTLINTFSAYGGAAGLRTGGASEAAKYGAIGVVVRSLTLASDDHPHTGVMQYQDSEKKIPAIMISTNAADLLSSSIKKESDLEFYFRTTCQTYADVPSNNVIGEIRGTKYPDQIITIGGHLDAWDTGQGAHDDGGGCVQSIEVLRLFLELDIKPNFTIRAVMFMDEEVAQRGGQKYAEMADQNHENHVMAIELDRGVLVPRAVAFSNYDKDNAKHRKIAELLTPYNINIIKGGGGVDIGPLKQYYPNIIFGDLVTDDQRYFDFHHSGNDRFEHVNKRELQLGAATIASLIYLIDHLGVE; this is encoded by the coding sequence ATGAAAAAAACTTCATTTCTCCTGTCAATTGTATTATATACTTTTACGCTTACGGCCCAAAACGAGGCACTTGAGGTTAAAAATATTTTTGATCATGCATTGAAAAGTGATGTTGCCTATAATCAACTTAAATGGTTGTGTGAAAATACGGCAGGACGTATTTGTGGAACCCCTGAAGCAGCCGCCGCAGTTGAATACATGAGACAAGAAATGCTGAAAATGGATCTGGATACTGTGTATTTGCAATCTTGTATGGTTAAGAATTGGAAACGGGGAGAGCCCGAAAAAGCATACATCCTATCAAAAAAGATGGGTCGTATAGAAGTTCCGGTATCTGCACTTGGATTAAGCATTGGAACAGGAAAAGATGGTTTACTCGCCAAAATTGTTGAAGTATCAAGCTTTAAAGAGATGGAATTATTGGGGAAAAATAAAATTGAAGGAAAAATCGTATTCTTTAATAAACCTATGGATCCTACATTGATAAATACTTTTAGTGCATATGGAGGTGCAGCCGGACTCAGAACAGGAGGAGCTTCTGAAGCCGCAAAGTATGGGGCAATTGGAGTTGTAGTCAGATCACTTACTTTGGCATCTGATGATCATCCACATACAGGAGTCATGCAGTATCAGGATAGTGAAAAGAAAATCCCTGCAATTATGATCAGTACAAATGCAGCCGATCTTTTAAGCTCGTCTATAAAAAAAGAAAGTGATCTCGAGTTTTATTTCAGAACTACCTGCCAAACCTATGCTGATGTTCCTTCCAATAATGTAATTGGAGAAATACGTGGAACAAAATACCCTGATCAAATTATTACCATTGGAGGACATTTAGATGCCTGGGATACAGGACAGGGAGCTCATGATGATGGGGGCGGTTGCGTTCAGTCAATCGAAGTATTACGGTTGTTCTTAGAACTGGATATTAAACCAAACTTCACGATACGTGCAGTTATGTTTATGGACGAAGAAGTAGCCCAACGTGGAGGTCAAAAGTATGCTGAAATGGCTGATCAAAATCATGAAAATCACGTTATGGCTATTGAACTTGACAGAGGCGTTTTAGTTCCCAGAGCAGTGGCATTTTCAAATTACGATAAGGATAATGCCAAACACCGGAAAATTGCTGAATTATTAACTCCGTACAATATTAATATTATCAAAGGTGGCGGAGGTGTTGATATCGGACCGTTAAAACAATATTATCCAAACATTATATTTGGCGATTTAGTTACTGATGACCAGCGCTATTTTGATTTTCACCATTCAGGAAACGATCGATTTGAACACGTAAATAAAAGAGAATTACAATTGGGTGCTGCAACAATAGCTTCTCTCATATACTTAATTGACCATTTGGGAGTTGAATAG
- a CDS encoding L,D-transpeptidase, with product MKDQIKPYILIAKSNSLKAGKFAFNVSSNVYDYLMHSKLGIIFLWSWFIIRIVLTVLIFSFLMIEGVTAISEFQLLTGSGKVSPDKTLAKEQDKLKESLIKDLAQLEKRMNTFTPIHPYIIINTTENKFYIYKGSKLLKEGKCSTGSYINLIGDNNKSWIFKTPRGERKILRKTKAPVWKKPDWAFIEEGIPVPSMSHSSRFEYNVLGDYSLALGDGYLIHGTIYKRQLGMPVTHGCVRLNDDDLEFVYKTLQIGSRVFIY from the coding sequence ATGAAAGATCAAATCAAACCTTATATTTTAATTGCAAAATCCAACTCTCTAAAAGCCGGGAAATTTGCATTTAACGTATCTAGCAATGTTTATGACTATTTAATGCATAGCAAATTGGGCATTATTTTTTTATGGAGTTGGTTTATTATTAGAATCGTCCTTACTGTTTTAATTTTTTCTTTCCTCATGATTGAAGGTGTAACTGCCATTTCAGAATTTCAGTTATTGACCGGGAGCGGTAAAGTATCTCCCGACAAAACACTTGCAAAGGAACAAGACAAACTTAAAGAATCACTTATCAAAGATCTAGCTCAGCTTGAAAAGAGGATGAATACTTTTACCCCGATACATCCATACATCATTATCAATACTACCGAAAACAAGTTTTACATATATAAAGGTTCCAAACTTTTAAAAGAAGGAAAATGTTCAACAGGCAGTTACATAAACCTCATTGGGGATAACAATAAAAGTTGGATTTTTAAGACCCCCCGAGGCGAAAGAAAAATATTGAGAAAGACTAAAGCACCTGTTTGGAAAAAACCAGACTGGGCATTCATTGAAGAAGGAATTCCTGTACCGTCTATGTCACATTCCTCCAGATTCGAGTATAATGTGCTTGGCGATTATTCGCTTGCACTTGGTGATGGTTACCTTATTCACGGCACCATTTATAAACGTCAGCTTGGCATGCCCGTAACACACGGTTGCGTGCGTTTGAATGATGACGACTTGGAATTTGTTTATAAAACTCTTCAAATTGGTTCAAGAGTTTTCATTTATTGA
- a CDS encoding L,D-transpeptidase family protein, producing MRRIIRFFIITILSVSFLLGLYYAMIVLSPKPPLQEIGSARNALSEAWSKGAGNYTPEMMKQAQELYDSAMIIWKSENERFLLFRDYEIVQKKAIESCQIALEAIGYTKKTSDNLKDVGKARINELRLKVLKSSSLFSRLPLPVKIRKNNIQGKLLLGEAENSFNHGDYIKTQALLIEAKNLLDSSYDFSDKFITDYFSAYPQWTKWVKKTIEDSKKNKSVAIVVDKFDRKCFIYQSGKLKHTFEAELGKNWIGHKKVKGDNSTPEGMYSVLKKKDGKNTIYYKALLINYPNPEDKEEFHREKNNGNISRNSTLGSLIEIHGQGGKGVDWTNGCVALTDKEMDIIYKLSSVGTPITIVGSLKQLSEVINR from the coding sequence ATGAGGCGGATTATCAGGTTTTTTATTATAACAATTTTAAGTGTATCATTTCTTTTGGGTTTGTATTATGCAATGATTGTTTTATCGCCAAAACCACCGCTTCAAGAAATCGGATCAGCCCGAAATGCGCTTTCAGAAGCATGGTCGAAAGGAGCCGGAAACTATACTCCCGAAATGATGAAGCAGGCACAAGAACTTTATGATTCAGCAATGATTATCTGGAAAAGTGAAAATGAAAGATTTTTACTTTTCAGGGATTATGAAATTGTTCAAAAAAAAGCAATTGAGTCTTGTCAGATTGCGTTAGAAGCCATCGGCTATACGAAAAAAACTTCAGATAACTTAAAAGATGTTGGAAAAGCGAGAATAAATGAACTCCGCTTAAAAGTCTTAAAATCAAGCTCTTTATTCAGTCGTTTGCCACTTCCGGTTAAAATTCGAAAAAACAACATTCAGGGAAAACTATTACTTGGCGAAGCAGAAAATTCATTCAATCATGGCGATTATATCAAAACCCAAGCATTATTGATTGAAGCTAAAAATTTGCTAGACTCTTCATACGACTTCTCTGATAAGTTTATCACTGATTATTTCTCAGCTTACCCTCAGTGGACAAAATGGGTTAAAAAAACAATTGAGGATTCAAAGAAAAATAAAAGCGTTGCCATTGTCGTCGATAAATTTGACCGCAAATGTTTTATCTATCAATCCGGTAAATTAAAGCATACATTTGAAGCAGAACTTGGCAAAAATTGGATTGGGCATAAAAAAGTTAAAGGGGATAATTCTACACCTGAAGGAATGTACAGTGTCCTTAAAAAAAAGGATGGCAAAAACACTATTTATTACAAAGCTTTACTTATTAATTATCCAAACCCTGAAGATAAAGAAGAATTCCATCGTGAAAAAAACAATGGTAATATTTCACGAAACTCAACACTCGGTAGCCTAATTGAAATTCATGGACAGGGTGGTAAAGGGGTTGATTGGACAAATGGATGTGTAGCATTGACCGACAAAGAAATGGACATAATATATAAACTATCTTCAGTCGGAACCCCAATCACTATTGTGGGTTCACTAAAACAGCTCAGCGAAGTAATTAATCGTTAG
- a CDS encoding sigma-70 family RNA polymerase sigma factor produces the protein MHPATDFLSVSDEELISLILKEKDKVHFKVIYERYYGKVLNKCYSFLKNRDLSTELATDIMARAYEKLDTFKGNSSFSTWLYAITYNNCIDYLREKKKLHYPEWNRKQELPDISDAEEVDENDKISYEFIVELMEKLHTEEKALLLMKYQDDMSLKQISESMRITESAVKMRLKRAKTRLLYLYKTSRKDE, from the coding sequence ATGCATCCCGCAACAGATTTTTTATCGGTTTCTGATGAAGAACTTATTTCTTTAATACTTAAAGAGAAGGATAAGGTTCACTTTAAAGTAATATATGAAAGATACTATGGGAAAGTACTCAATAAGTGCTATTCTTTTCTGAAAAACCGTGACCTCTCAACCGAATTGGCTACGGACATAATGGCTAGGGCTTATGAGAAACTTGATACTTTTAAAGGTAATTCCTCTTTTTCTACATGGCTTTATGCAATAACATACAATAATTGCATTGATTACCTGCGCGAGAAAAAGAAGCTTCATTATCCTGAATGGAATAGAAAACAGGAATTACCTGATATCAGTGATGCTGAAGAAGTTGATGAAAATGATAAAATAAGTTATGAGTTTATAGTTGAACTCATGGAAAAACTACATACAGAAGAAAAAGCCCTTCTTCTAATGAAATATCAGGACGATATGAGCCTAAAGCAGATAAGTGAGTCAATGCGCATAACAGAGAGTGCCGTGAAGATGAGACTTAAAAGGGCAAAGACCAGATTATTATATCTTTATAAAACCTCCAGAAAAGATGAATAA
- a CDS encoding adenylyltransferase/cytidyltransferase family protein — protein sequence MKKYDIMILSGGFDPVHKGHIRMFKAAKNMAHKVIVGLNSDAWLVNKKERCFMNYAERSEIISAFRDVDQVMQFSDSDGTALDLLARVQRLYPDCSLAFGNGGGRTEDNTPERGFCTAYHIDMVWQLGGGKVQSSSELVMHTNISDTFN from the coding sequence ATGAAAAAATATGACATCATGATTCTTTCTGGAGGATTTGATCCCGTTCATAAAGGACATATCAGAATGTTTAAAGCTGCTAAAAACATGGCTCACAAGGTAATCGTCGGTCTGAATTCAGATGCCTGGCTTGTGAATAAAAAAGAAAGATGTTTCATGAATTATGCGGAAAGATCAGAAATAATCTCAGCATTTCGGGATGTAGATCAAGTAATGCAGTTTAGTGATTCTGACGGAACAGCTTTAGATTTATTAGCAAGGGTTCAACGTTTATATCCTGATTGTTCATTGGCATTTGGCAATGGTGGCGGAAGAACAGAAGATAATACTCCTGAGCGCGGGTTTTGTACTGCCTACCATATTGACATGGTTTGGCAACTTGGAGGGGGAAAAGTGCAGAGCAGTTCCGAATTAGTGATGCATACTAACATCTCTGATACGTTTAATTAA
- a CDS encoding J domain-containing protein yields MKTDFFKDCTSLDEVKKRYKELALKHHPDRGGETATMQQINAEYESILKNPFFSFAEKSEQEQQEFIKYPEIIDQIIGLHGINIELIGNWIWLSGNTYPHRQQLKQTGFYFAPKKVMWYYRPPDYKSANKSPKTIEYIRNKYGSDVIDNPSRKFELTT; encoded by the coding sequence ATGAAAACAGACTTTTTCAAAGATTGTACTTCCTTAGATGAAGTAAAAAAGCGGTACAAAGAACTTGCTTTAAAACACCATCCCGACCGGGGCGGAGAAACTGCCACGATGCAGCAAATTAATGCTGAATATGAAAGTATCCTGAAAAATCCGTTCTTTTCGTTTGCCGAGAAATCAGAACAGGAGCAACAGGAATTTATCAAGTACCCGGAAATCATTGACCAGATAATCGGCTTACATGGCATTAATATTGAATTAATCGGTAACTGGATTTGGCTGAGTGGCAACACTTACCCGCACCGTCAGCAATTAAAGCAAACAGGCTTTTACTTCGCACCAAAAAAGGTAATGTGGTATTACCGGCCACCTGACTACAAAAGTGCCAACAAAAGCCCGAAAACAATCGAATACATCCGTAACAAATACGGTAGCGATGTAATCGATAATCCTTCAAGAAAATTCGAGCTTACTACATGA